The Maniola hyperantus chromosome 2, iAphHyp1.2, whole genome shotgun sequence genome includes a region encoding these proteins:
- the LOC117995215 gene encoding uncharacterized protein translates to MSSAKTRSLESELGSIADIDITLLTLRKPTDLKKVIDSVPKPIRAVPKNGLPLWYRLGLESKLPVPKMPEGKIVFSRGKIGEDVRRVGLGSDAPAPTFDLTDPYCNNVSYDYVALHDPHLAHHFAQKLARKRMKLLGYCTKDGRAVCSLKEFNQYRKYLYNQFMDRVHMEMKKIDERARDDLTLKKVEVDVFRRQQIFVKAERAREHMEKVTKEHADEWAEKKRLAKEQEKKIQERMKYLAEFNAKQRKERASKAREKQNRIKQRVQAAAEMELRRKITMIRQWRTNERKRLNRLKQDREAKQKWKEDDANNKWKARVDAQNQKIQEEAILLKLYTDDMNAAAMRRAKRAEICAYNTDLELQRIRLANFKLMHGGDLKAAKLVRKMGVEFEKYKRGAKGMSKELAQRLASEAMTMAVSTQGDALMTLGQARTRMDIETLLPSAPLKLLDEILESSIREFARRRVHLLLRDIQRMVRLRAAVVFFGNIRPAPKKRELKQPRRVHQIASELSGHIGGAGGRSGSIAFGEVENIPPVTIFDTEMKSIKDRPPTPVPSKTKLAEVTFIDRLEDLPDPIAHPSYLPERKKLLEMVNAAARQISRMVNQRVHDGMDVTIGTVTLPHMRHPMEWGEAVEALASAVVDNRVNKDNAEIRRVSEFLVHRILRSLLMEMKEEKMKMKQRASSEEQKDFYVPSNVTAG, encoded by the exons ATGTCGTCAGCTAAAACCAGAAGCTTGGAATCGGAGCTCGGCAGCATAGCAGATATAGATATAACTCTACTGACTCTACGTAAACCGACAGATTTGAAGAAAGTCATAGATTCCGTACCGAAACCAATACGGGCTGTGCCAAAAAATGGGCTTCCATTGTGGTACAGACTTGGGCTTGAAAGCAAACTACCAGTTCCTAAGATGCCAGAGGGGAAAATTGTGTTCTCACGCGGCAAGATTGGAGAAGAC gtTCGTCGTGTCGGACTCGGAAGCGACGCTCCAGCTCCGACATTCGACTTAACGGACCCATACTGCAACAACGTTTCATACGACTATGTGGCCTTGCACGACCCACACTTGGCCCACCACTTTGCCCAGAAACTTGCGAGAAAGAGGATGAAACTCCTGGGCTATTGCACGAAGGACGGCCGAGCGGTGTGCTCTCTGAAAGAATTCAATCAATACAGAAAGTACCTTTACAATCAGTTCATGGATAGAGTTCACATGGAGATGAAGAAAATA GATGAGCGGGCCCGTGACGACCTGACGCTTAAGAAAGTGGAGGTCGACGTATTCCGACGACAGCAGATCTTCGTCAAAGCGGAACGTGCAAGAGAACACATGGAAAAGGTGACGAAGGAGCATGCTGACGAATGGGCCGAGAAAAAGagatt GGCAAAAGAACAAGAGAAGAAAATCCAAGAGAGGATGAAGTATCTGGCCGAATTCAACGCGAAGCAGCGCAAAGAGCGGGCATCCAAAGCGCGGGAGAAGCAAAACCGTATCAAACAGAGGGTGCAGGCTGCGGCCGAGATGGAACTGCGGCGGAAAATCACCATGATACGACAGTGGAGGACCAATGAAAGGAAACGGTTAAATCGTTTGAAGCAGGACAGGGAAGCGAAACAGAAGTGGAAAGAAGACGAC GCAAATAATAAATGGAAGGCCCGTGTGGATGCTCAGAACCAAAAAATACAGGAAGAagctattttattgaaattatacACGGATGACATGAATGCGGCTGCTATGAGAAGAGCGAA GAGAGCAGAAATCTGCGCATACAACACCGATTTAGAGCTTCAACGTATAAGACTGGCGAATTTCAAACTAATGCACGGGGGCGATTTGAAGGCTGCAAAACTTGTGCGAAAAATGGGAGTTGAGTTCGAAAAA TATAAGCGAGGCGCAAAAGGCATGTCTAAGGAGCTAGCGCAACGATTGGCGTCAGAAGCTATGACGATGGCGGTGTCAACGCAGGGGGATGCGCTGATGACCCTCGGGCAGGCTCGCACTAGGATGGACATTGAGACCCTACTGCCCAGTGCACCATTGAAATTGCTGGATGAG ATACTCGAGTCATCAATTAGGGAGTTTGCTCGAAGGCGGGTACATTTACTGCTGCGTGATATTCAACGAATGGTGCGATTAAGGGCTGCAGTTGTCTTCTTTGGGAACATACGACCGGCTCCTAAGAAACG GGAACTAAAGCAGCCGCGGCGGGTTCACCAGATAGCGTCTGAGCTGAGTGGACACATCGGTGGGGCTGGTGGACGCAGTGGCTCCATCGCCTTCGGTGAAGTAGAGAATATTCCGCCCGTCACCATCTTCGATACGGAGATGAAGAGTATTAAGGATAGGCCGCCTACACCTGTG CCATCTAAAACCAAATTGGCAGAGGTGACATTCATAGATCGTCTTGAAGATTTACCAGACCCAATCGCTCATCCCAGCTACTTACCTGAGAGAAAGAAACTGCTTGAG ATGGTGAATGCTGCAGCGAGACAGATCTCACGTATGGTCAACCAGCGGGTGCACGATGGTATGGACGTTACGATTGGCACCGTGACTCTACCACATATGAGGCACCCTA TGGAATGGGGCGAAGCAGTGGAGGCGCTGGCTTCAGCCGTGGTTGATAACAGAGTGAATAAAGATAATGCAGAGATACGACGTGTAAGCGAGTTCCTAGTGCACCGGATACTGAGGTCGTTGCTAATGGAAATGAAGGAGGAGAAAATGAAGATG AAGCAGAGGGCTTCATCTGAAGAGCAAAAAGATTTCTACGTTCCCAGTAATGTTACTGCTGGCTAA